Genomic segment of Streptomyces longhuiensis:
AGGCAGGTCGCCACCTGCGGAAGGTATGGGAGCCCGGTCTGCATCCGGCCCCAGAAGAACTCGATCACGGCGATGTCGCAGCAGTCGTCGATCGTGCCCATGGAGGGGACCAGCCCTGATGCTTGGGAGCGTTCGCTGAACGCCCAGGAGTCGAACCGGCCGACCCCGACCGGCCGCCGCAACACGAGACCTCTCGGCCAAGAACAACTGCTCGTCGACGGTTTCGGCAGGTGCCCTCCACCCCAGGACCTTCCAGCCTCTACTGCTCACGGCTGCGGCGACGGCTTCGATGTCCCCGGCGCTCTAGCGGGAAGGCCCGTTTCCCTGGCGAAGCACTGCCGCAGCACAGCGCGCCGTTGGTGTCGTCTTTGGTGCCGTGCCGCCAGGGGCAGTGCTGGCCAACGAAGCAGACCGTAAGCCCCGCCTCGGTCTTCAACTGCGCCTGTGGGCAAGCTCTTTGCCCCGGTCCCAGGCGAGCGAGGGTCGCCGCAAGTGCACAGGGTGTGCGGTGAAACGTGCCACGAGTGTGTCCTTCATGGCCACGGCACCGTACCCGCCCAGCGCGCGCTACGTTCTTCGTCCGCGACTGGTGCTGTGGCCGGGAAGGTTCACCGGGTCGCAACCGGGGCTCGTAGCCTGGCTGGATGCCCGATGACCTTCTCGCCCTGTGGCCCCTCGCGCCCGCCTCCGAGACCGACTGGCTCGCCGAGCTCGCCCAGGACGACGGCCTCACCGGTTACGAGGCACCCAGGCGGCCCGACGCCGCCTGGGTGCTCGGCGGCATGTACGAGCGTGGGGGAACCGCGGACGATTCGGTCAACGACAGCCAGAGCCGGGATGAGCACCCTGGCCCGGGTTGGGAGCGGCTGCGCTGGGCACAGCTGGCCGCCCGCATCGGTGATCAGGTCGTGCCGCAGGGCCTGTACCCCTGTTTCCGCTGCTTCCCCTCTGCGAAAGAGGCGGGCGTCCGGCCCGGCTCCATCGAATGGCCGGCCGAAGGCAGTCTCGACAGGCCGACATGGGACCAGCTGATCCAGTTCCTTACCGTGCACAGCCCTCAGGGAGCAGACACCGTCTGCCTGGCGTACTACAACCCGATCATCACGCGGGACTTCGAGAAGGGGCATGTCCGCTCCGGCCGCCTGGGCGACGCCCAGTCCCTCTTCGACAACCCTGACGTCCTTTACACCCCATCCAACCTGTGGGCCGCAGACCGCTCCTGGGTCGTCTATACCGACTACGACCTCTGGGGCACCAAGGTCTGCGGCCCCCGCCCGCTTGTTGAGGCGCTGCTAGCGGACCTCACGATCGAAGCCATCCGCCTGCCCTGGACCAGCTAATGACATGCCAGGCGCCGCGACACGAACCCTTCCGGTCGCGGCCTGGAGGCCGTTGAAAAGTGAGACAGGGCCGTTCGTTACCGTTCGTTACCCAGGGTCCCGGTAGACCGCCAGGACGGCGCCGTTCACCTCGATCCGGCGTTCCTGGATTTTCTCCCCGTATCGCAGTGCGGCCAGGCACTTGCGAAACAGTTCCAGTTCCTGTGTGTCCAGCACCGCGGCGGCCAGATTCATCAGGTCGTCCAGGCTGGCGGGTGTGAGCGGTTCGGGAAGCTCGCCGGAGAGCAGGACCACCGGCTCTCCTGTCCTGTCCCGTACGACGGCCGTGGCAAACGCTCCATGGACGACAAGCACCTGGACCCCCCTCTCTGCCTCATGGAGGTTTCGGGCGGTTCAGGCCCGTGCGACGAGAGGATAGCCCCAATGGAACCTTTTTTAAGGTGATCTGACGCTTCAGCATGCAATAGGCGTAGGTGTCTAGATCGCCGGATCCACCCCGCCCGGCGTGCCGCACAGGCTGACCAGCCCAAGTCCTGCTGGCGCGCTATGCGTTGGCGGCCCCTGTGCTGTTTCGCCGTACCTCGGCCCCTTGCTCCACCGGCGTCGCGTGCTGGTGATGTGGAGGGATGGCTGCAAGTTGAAATGCCGCATCGGGACTCGTGTGGCTGTTGCTGGCCTCCCAGGTGCGTATTGCGATCACGGACCCCCGCGATCCTGACGCCCGGTATTGCCTGCGCTCCTACTTCGAGGAGTTGGGACGACGATTCGATTCCGGCTTCGACCCCGCCCAGAGCCTTTCTGCGAGCGACGAGGAGATGACGCTGCCCGACGGATTGCTTCTGGTGGCGAACGTGCAGGGCTCCCGGTCGGGTGCGGGGCGCTCAAGCTTCACCCCGAAACAAGGATCGCAGAGGTGAAGAGGATGTGGGCATCCTCGGACGTTCGCGGCCTCGGCCTGGGCCGCCGCATCCTCGAGCGTCTGGCAGAAGAGGCGATCATCCGAGGGATGCAGACGCTCAGGCTGGAGACGAACCGCTCGCTCGCGGAGGCCAGACGCCTTTACGAGACTGCGGGGTTTGTCGAGGTCGAGGCATTCAACTCCGAGCAGTACGCGCACCACTGGTTCGAGCGGAACCTCACAACCTGAGCTCTGTCGGTGGTGGTGCCTGCTTGGCCGAGTGAATGCATCTGCAGGCGGGTTGTTTGCCGCAGGTCGGTGGTGGAGGAAACTGTAGGGATGGGCGACTCTGGTGATTCCCGCGGGCTGGCCTCGGTCGAAGTGATTCACGCGTGTCTGGTCGAGCGACTGAACGCGGCTTTGAGCGGGCCAGAGATGTTCGGGGCGAGATTTTCCTACGTATGCTGATGGGTCATCTGCTCATGGCTGAACAGGAGGCGTAGGCGTTCGGACGGCTGCAGCGATCGTGGGAAGCGCGCGGGACATGGACCGCGACCGGGGTGACCGGGGCCTTCCGGGACCTGATTCCGAAGCCGAAATACAGCTGTGGGATGGCGTCGGTGTACGCGGAGTTCACGCAGACGCGTGGCTGGCTCAGGCCGAACCGCACCCTGGCCCCCGAGGCATGCCAGGCTATGGTCGGCCAGGCGCGTGACTGGGCGGGCAAGGACTGCACCTGGGCCGACGTGATTGACCGGTTCGGGCCGCCCTCGGTGCTGTTCGGCGGCAGCAGTCCGCTGTACAGCAAATAACTGGGCTACATCACCGACGACCCCGGGCTGCCCATGGGTGGTCTTCCACCTGTGGAACGGCACTGAGCCCGGTCCCGGCGACGGCTGGCCCCCCGCGCACGAGCAGCCGTTACTGCTCGCCGTTCGCCACGGCGGCGGCTTGTTCCGGGATTCGTTCACCTTCACCCCGCACGGAGAGCCTTTCGTCGTATCGGTCGAATCGATACTTCCTGGCTACTTGCCGGCGTCCTCGGCGACGGTGTGGGCGACGAGGGCGTTGGCGTGGCCGTGGCCCAAACGGTGCTCGGACTTGAGCCAGTTGACGAGCTCCATGTGCTTGCTGAGGGGGGAGGCGCGGATGAGTTCCTTCCATTCGGCGATCGGGCGGCTGTACTTCTTCTCGATGGAGGGGAAGTAGCTGGCAGGTCCCTTCACTTCGGTGGCCATGGGCGTCCTCGTTTCCTGTCGGGCTGATCTTGATGGTGCCGATGATGTCATCGGAGCGGCTGTCGGGCGGTGGTTAACGGTTCGCCGGGGCGGTGGCCAGGCTGGTCGTCACCGCGGTGAGCCGTAGCAGGCCGGGGCCCGCGCCGGCGGTGAAGGCCCAGGACGGAGGGGGCGGAGGCCGCGAAGCGACGCGCTGGGATGCCCTGAGCGTCTGGGGCATGTACGAGCCCTCCTCACGTGGTGTTGTCGCTTATCTGACCGACGGGAACCGGCAAAGTCATCGGTCCGAACAGTGTGTGCTAGATCACGAGCGCCTCGTTCGATCGCGCGGAGCGTCTCCGGCCCAACCCGGAGCCGAAGGCCCCCTGCCCGCCCTCACCTGGCTCAGGCAGCAGGCCGGTATCGGCTGCTTGCCTGGATGCCGAGATGCCAGGACGTGAGCATGATGTTCCTGCGCTGCGAGGCTGTCCGCTGTGTCGACGACGCGTCCCCGGCCCGCTCTGGCCGCGGCCCGATTCAAAGTCGCCCACAGCCACCAGTGGAGCGTCGGCCCGCAGCTCAATCTCGTGATGGAACATCACAGCCCCGGGGTATGAAGGCCCTTCGAGAGACGTTCGGTACCACGGCGTACGGCAATGATCGCGACGCTCGCCCTGACTGTCCCCGACCGGACGAAGAGGGTGGGAGTGGAGCCTCGGCTTGGCTGCCGGTCGGAATTCCATCGGGCGGGGGTGGGGCGCTGGCTACGTCTCCGACCCCAAGAAGCGCAAAGCCATCGCACTGCACGCCGAGAACCACGCGGCTGCCCGCTACGAGAAAGACGGCTGGACGGTCGAGAGACTGGGCAAGCCCTACGACCAACGCTGCACCCGCGGCACGGAGGAACGTCATGTCGAAGTCAAAGGCACCAGGGGAGCCGCGACGAGCGTAGAGCTGACGATCAACGAAGTCCTGCACGCCAGAGACATGGACAACACCGTCGACCTCTACGTCGTCAGCGACATCAAAGGCAACACCCGCACCGACCCCTACACCGCCAGCGGCAACAAAGTCACCCTCTTCACCGACTGGGAGCCTGCCGAAGAGGACCTCAGTCCCCGCAAGTACGAATACCGGCTCCCCGACACCACCAGCTGACCCCCGCGGGGCCCAGTAGTTGGAAGACAAGCCAAAGGGCTTGACGCCCGGTCACCTGCCCCGCCGCGCCAGGCTTCCACAGAGCCCGCTGTGTGGAGTGACTGCAGAGAGTCAGGTCTTGGGCTGCTCACGTCGTCCTGCGAACGGTGACTACGGGGCAGTGTGCGCGATTCATCACGGCCTGGCTCACCGACCCCAGGAGCAGTCCGGCAATGCCGCTGCGCCCACGGGCGCCGACAATCAGTAGCTGCGCTGCCTTGCTCGCCTCGACCAGTACCTCAGGCGCTTTGCCGTCCACCA
This window contains:
- a CDS encoding GNAT family N-acetyltransferase; amino-acid sequence: MASGGERAGLPVGCGALKLHPETRIAEVKRMWASSDVRGLGLGRRILERLAEEAIIRGMQTLRLETNRSLAEARRLYETAGFVEVEAFNSEQYAHHWFERNLTT
- a CDS encoding DUF4287 domain-containing protein, coding for MATEVKGPASYFPSIEKKYSRPIAEWKELIRASPLSKHMELVNWLKSEHRLGHGHANALVAHTVAEDAGK
- a CDS encoding protein NO VEIN domain-containing protein, coding for MAAGRNSIGRGWGAGYVSDPKKRKAIALHAENHAAARYEKDGWTVERLGKPYDQRCTRGTEERHVEVKGTRGAATSVELTINEVLHARDMDNTVDLYVVSDIKGNTRTDPYTASGNKVTLFTDWEPAEEDLSPRKYEYRLPDTTS